The proteins below come from a single Roseiconus lacunae genomic window:
- a CDS encoding DUF6800 family protein: MPSGIERRREIRRLRTRRKKVAKLLARAKSGSMEKGEVARKLRALTPGADVIIEREGLNA; the protein is encoded by the coding sequence ATGCCAAGTGGCATCGAACGCCGTCGCGAGATCCGTCGTCTACGAACCCGCCGCAAAAAAGTGGCAAAACTGCTCGCTCGTGCCAAATCCGGCTCGATGGAAAAGGGCGAAGTCGCTCGCAAACTGCGCGCGCTGACCCCCGGCGCGGACGTCATCATCGAACGCGAAGGCCTCAACGCCTAA
- a CDS encoding ABC transporter ATP-binding protein, whose product MLENDQRRPMIEADGLSKFYGPFAASREVTFSVMQGELVAFLGPNGAGKSTTMKMLTGYIAPSEGEARIAGHNMMHERIEGSRHLGYLPESGPLYMEMTPSGMLDFFAEARGLVGAKKRDRIEAVVDICDLSSVMYKPISKLSKGFKQRVGMSQALLHDPDVLILDEPTAGLDPNQIRGVRKTMRKLAETKTILLSTHILQEVEAMANRVVMINEGRMVYSGDVEGLRVRGDNDLDEAFYRLTHSDAHASAESA is encoded by the coding sequence ATGTTAGAGAACGATCAGCGGCGTCCGATGATCGAAGCCGACGGACTGAGCAAGTTCTACGGCCCATTCGCCGCCTCGCGTGAAGTGACGTTTTCAGTCATGCAGGGTGAACTCGTCGCATTTTTGGGGCCCAACGGTGCCGGCAAGAGTACGACGATGAAGATGCTCACCGGCTATATCGCCCCCAGCGAGGGCGAAGCACGGATTGCTGGCCACAACATGATGCACGAGCGCATCGAAGGTAGCCGGCACCTGGGTTACCTCCCCGAAAGCGGGCCGCTGTACATGGAGATGACTCCGTCGGGAATGCTCGACTTCTTTGCCGAAGCCCGCGGGTTGGTTGGTGCGAAGAAACGCGATCGGATAGAAGCGGTCGTCGACATCTGCGACCTTTCCTCGGTGATGTACAAACCGATCAGCAAGCTTTCCAAGGGTTTCAAGCAACGGGTCGGGATGAGTCAAGCGTTGCTTCACGATCCGGACGTGTTGATTCTTGACGAACCGACCGCCGGTCTAGACCCGAACCAAATCCGCGGCGTTCGTAAAACGATGCGAAAATTGGCCGAAACGAAAACGATCCTGCTCTCGACTCACATTTTGCAAGAAGTCGAAGCGATGGCCAACCGAGTCGTCATGATCAACGAAGGCCGCATGGTGTACAGCGGAGACGTCGAGGGCTTACGGGTTCGCGGCGACAACGACCTGGACGAAGCGTTCTATCGGTTGACCCATAGCGACGCCCACGCCTCCGCAGAATCCGCATAA
- a CDS encoding Gldg family protein, translated as MNDSLYALLNLVIMDAIFMCVVLAIFGLIAGTKRAAFAVMKRNFVGYFSNPTGYVFLCIFVFLTSVAAFWPYEFFNQNLATLDQLNYWYPLIMLVFIPAITMSIWAEEKRAGTDELLLTLPADDFDIVIGKYMAAAAIFTASLLFSQLSTFVTLTVLTEGSLDTGLIFSTYIGYWFVGITMIAIGMVASFLTGNLTVGFVLGALFNAPLAFASLADSVVPNREVFGVNLTEAVQASGIARPFDDFGRGVISVSSITYFVLVTVVALYACMVLIGRRHWTGGKDGNTMAYHYVARILALILITTSAVALFRHRDPKRFDMTEGKVSSLAPATSKLIRNLESDRPIKIDAFISKDIPEMYARTRYELINLLKEFRSEAAANGRTIEVNLQDDIDLFSEEAALASERFGIEPVTRMVREQGSFQQKRLIMGAAFRAGLEKVVVPIFEYGIPVEYELVRSINTVARGERKRLGVVRTDAQLMGGVSMAGMQMRRIEKHPLIDELSKQYDVEEINLDAPVDPEVYDALLVVQPSSLAPPQFERLLEALQSGIPTAIFEDPFPFARPEITATGSPKQSGGGMFGGGGQQPKGDIRELWNVLQLQSKGQAGVPYYNCDIVWQDYNPYPNLEMNVDPFWAFIDENAPGVEAGQALSSQSPITDGLRQVLALYGGTIAPAEDATLKHTPLLSTGAVSGTLNVAKLNQLMQTGMAGLANAIEGSDPNQVMAMTIEGEAATTESSEEDAAEGTDPETTKSNARSIKAAYVADTDLMLEVFLQIRADPNQAAELRFQFQNVTFLLNIIDWLTGETDFIEVRKHEPHFASLRMIDTEKEVASREVRKKRKEFQEQSKAAVREAEEAMDRELQDLQEEIQELRKKSESGNIPQSVMSAKSIEFQTIQSQLQRALDVKRAKAEREGEQNIARIQRESDQKITAIQNQVKAYAVALPCIPPLVVGVCVFASRRLREREHISKARLK; from the coding sequence ATGAACGACAGCCTTTATGCGTTACTGAATCTGGTCATTATGGACGCCATTTTTATGTGCGTCGTGTTGGCCATCTTTGGATTGATCGCAGGAACCAAACGCGCCGCCTTTGCGGTGATGAAGCGGAACTTTGTCGGCTACTTTAGCAACCCGACCGGTTACGTTTTCCTGTGCATCTTTGTTTTTCTGACGTCGGTCGCCGCGTTTTGGCCTTATGAGTTCTTCAACCAAAACCTGGCCACGCTCGACCAACTTAACTATTGGTACCCGTTGATCATGCTGGTGTTCATCCCGGCGATCACGATGAGCATCTGGGCCGAGGAGAAACGGGCGGGAACGGACGAATTGTTGCTGACGCTACCGGCAGATGACTTTGACATCGTGATCGGAAAGTACATGGCAGCCGCCGCGATTTTTACCGCGTCGTTGCTGTTCAGCCAGTTGAGCACCTTCGTCACCTTGACGGTGCTTACCGAAGGCAGCTTGGACACCGGTCTGATCTTTTCTACCTACATAGGATATTGGTTCGTCGGAATCACGATGATCGCGATCGGGATGGTGGCGTCGTTCTTGACAGGTAACCTGACCGTTGGGTTTGTCTTAGGAGCATTGTTCAATGCACCGCTCGCGTTCGCGTCGCTTGCCGATTCGGTCGTCCCCAATCGTGAAGTGTTTGGCGTGAACCTGACCGAAGCGGTCCAAGCGAGCGGTATCGCTCGTCCGTTTGATGACTTTGGTCGCGGCGTGATCAGTGTTTCGTCGATCACCTACTTTGTCCTGGTCACCGTCGTTGCGCTTTACGCTTGCATGGTGCTGATCGGCCGCCGTCACTGGACCGGTGGTAAAGACGGCAACACGATGGCGTATCACTACGTCGCTCGAATCCTGGCGTTGATCTTGATCACGACCAGTGCCGTCGCCCTGTTCCGTCACCGCGATCCAAAACGCTTTGACATGACCGAAGGCAAAGTCAGTTCGCTGGCACCGGCGACGAGCAAATTGATCCGCAACCTGGAATCGGATCGCCCGATCAAAATCGACGCGTTCATCAGCAAAGACATCCCCGAGATGTACGCCCGAACGCGATACGAACTGATCAACTTGCTGAAAGAATTCCGTAGCGAAGCGGCTGCGAACGGCCGTACCATCGAAGTCAATCTTCAAGACGACATCGACCTTTTTAGCGAAGAAGCCGCTCTCGCCTCGGAACGATTCGGCATCGAACCGGTGACACGAATGGTTCGCGAGCAGGGTTCATTTCAACAGAAACGCTTGATCATGGGGGCCGCATTCCGGGCCGGCCTTGAAAAGGTCGTCGTACCGATTTTCGAATACGGGATTCCAGTCGAATACGAACTCGTCCGCTCGATCAACACCGTCGCACGTGGCGAACGAAAACGTCTCGGTGTTGTCCGTACCGATGCCCAATTGATGGGCGGTGTTTCGATGGCTGGCATGCAAATGCGGCGCATCGAAAAACACCCCTTGATCGACGAATTGAGCAAGCAATACGACGTCGAAGAGATCAATTTGGACGCTCCGGTCGACCCGGAAGTCTACGACGCACTCCTGGTCGTCCAACCTTCCTCACTCGCGCCGCCTCAGTTCGAACGACTCCTCGAAGCACTTCAATCGGGGATCCCGACGGCCATCTTCGAAGACCCGTTTCCGTTTGCTCGACCAGAAATCACCGCGACTGGTTCGCCGAAGCAATCCGGTGGTGGAATGTTCGGCGGCGGCGGACAACAACCCAAAGGCGACATCCGCGAACTTTGGAACGTCCTGCAACTGCAAAGCAAAGGTCAAGCCGGCGTCCCCTATTACAACTGCGACATCGTTTGGCAGGACTACAATCCGTACCCGAACTTGGAAATGAACGTCGACCCATTTTGGGCATTCATTGATGAAAACGCACCGGGTGTCGAAGCCGGACAGGCGTTGAGTTCCCAAAGCCCGATCACCGACGGGTTGCGACAAGTACTCGCGCTCTACGGCGGAACAATCGCACCGGCCGAGGACGCGACGCTGAAGCACACGCCACTGCTCAGCACCGGCGCGGTTAGCGGAACGCTCAACGTCGCCAAGCTCAATCAGCTCATGCAAACCGGTATGGCCGGCCTCGCCAACGCCATCGAGGGTAGTGATCCCAATCAGGTGATGGCGATGACAATCGAAGGTGAAGCGGCAACGACCGAGTCATCGGAGGAAGACGCGGCGGAGGGGACCGATCCCGAGACAACCAAGTCCAATGCGCGATCGATCAAAGCGGCTTACGTCGCCGATACCGATCTGATGCTTGAGGTGTTCCTGCAAATTCGTGCCGACCCCAATCAAGCGGCGGAGCTTCGTTTCCAATTTCAGAACGTCACATTCTTGCTGAACATCATTGACTGGTTGACTGGCGAAACCGACTTTATCGAGGTTCGCAAACACGAACCACACTTCGCCAGCCTGCGGATGATCGACACGGAAAAGGAGGTCGCCAGCAGAGAAGTTCGCAAGAAACGCAAGGAGTTTCAGGAACAAAGCAAGGCCGCGGTTCGTGAAGCAGAAGAAGCGATGGACCGTGAGTTGCAAGACTTGCAAGAAGAGATCCAGGAACTAAGAAAGAAGAGCGAAAGCGGCAACATCCCGCAGTCGGTGATGAGCGCCAAATCGATCGAGTTCCAAACGATCCAAAGTCAACTTCAACGAGCCCTGGACGTCAAACGAGCCAAGGCGGAACGCGAAGGCGAACAAAACATCGCTCGGATTCAGCGAGAATCGGATCAGAAGATCACCGCGATTCAAAACCAAGTGAAAGCGTACGCGGTTGCCTTACCCTGCATTCCGCCATTAGTCGTCGGCGTTTGCGTGTTCGCCTCGCGACGTCTGCGAGAACGGGAACACATCAGTAAAGCTCGACTGAAATAG
- a CDS encoding DUF4340 domain-containing protein, producing MNETNKTGIFWGVALATALIAAIVVWPKTNDESEDGYGRFVGEFLFPEFKDALAASSLKIVTFNETLGELKNFEVRKDSDTGVWTIPSKGGYPADAVEQMKDAANAFVGLKVLDVPTDNPEDHSGMGVVEPKLETLDVGDEGVGRLVTFKDQSQQALASLIIGGEVKGQEGQIYVRKPGQDPVYVVALDDQPLTTDFEDWIEEDLLQLSSIDVENVEINDYSANLGLQGRVEIDQNYVVELEKDGTTWKLASLKEYDKTNPRAEPSEVEIEDGKSLNGQKMTDLANALDDLRFVDVNRKPEGISANLKADKDFASDNDSALQLAARGFIPVPLGENGEIEILSANGELTATTKDGVKYILRFGNISGTAEKSDGDDEDESESDAGGVNRYLMVTTEVDDSKFPPPDLKPIPQTIEELDALDRAEAEAAAANAPELNPTPAQPDPPAPATDANATTEDNQTETSEADMTEAEADTPESSTDEEATAAAPEAEMAEEDSAADNSASGESTIESPTETADDAGETEVSGEGESTVTGEGQEPQADAADDQTETPSGEDAANEADTDQPAEDQTAAKSDAEAPTASDSESEQSAAMAEQPVAETEEEKLERLAAVQEKITKENERKLEERKEKLQQAQLQSKTLNERFADWYYVIPEATYSKLRISREELFESEDAAPAAPSFNPAAGPPGGFQGFPPGLGN from the coding sequence GTGAACGAAACCAACAAAACTGGGATCTTTTGGGGCGTCGCCTTGGCCACCGCTTTGATCGCCGCAATTGTCGTCTGGCCCAAAACGAATGACGAAAGCGAAGATGGCTACGGTAGGTTCGTCGGCGAATTCCTCTTTCCCGAATTCAAAGATGCGCTCGCGGCGTCGAGTTTAAAGATCGTTACGTTCAACGAAACGCTGGGCGAACTGAAGAATTTCGAAGTTCGCAAGGATTCCGATACCGGCGTCTGGACGATTCCATCGAAAGGCGGCTACCCGGCCGATGCGGTCGAACAGATGAAGGACGCCGCTAACGCATTCGTCGGTCTGAAGGTCTTGGACGTTCCGACCGACAACCCCGAAGACCATTCGGGAATGGGCGTCGTTGAACCCAAACTTGAAACCCTGGATGTCGGCGACGAAGGCGTCGGTCGTTTGGTGACATTCAAAGACCAGTCACAGCAAGCACTGGCGTCTTTGATCATCGGCGGTGAAGTCAAAGGGCAGGAAGGTCAGATCTACGTCCGTAAGCCGGGTCAAGATCCGGTCTATGTCGTCGCGTTGGACGACCAACCCTTGACGACCGACTTCGAAGATTGGATCGAAGAGGACTTGCTGCAACTGAGCAGTATCGATGTCGAGAACGTTGAAATCAATGACTACAGTGCCAACCTGGGACTCCAAGGACGAGTCGAAATTGATCAAAACTATGTCGTCGAATTGGAAAAAGACGGTACCACATGGAAGCTCGCTTCACTGAAAGAATACGACAAGACAAACCCTCGTGCTGAACCGAGTGAAGTCGAAATCGAAGATGGGAAAAGCCTTAACGGCCAAAAGATGACCGACTTGGCTAACGCGCTCGATGACTTACGTTTCGTCGACGTCAATCGAAAGCCCGAAGGTATCAGTGCCAACTTAAAGGCAGACAAGGATTTTGCCTCCGACAATGACTCGGCATTACAGTTGGCCGCCCGCGGATTCATTCCTGTTCCGCTCGGCGAAAATGGTGAAATCGAAATCCTTTCGGCGAATGGTGAGTTGACCGCAACGACTAAGGATGGCGTCAAGTACATCCTGCGGTTTGGCAACATCAGTGGCACCGCCGAAAAATCGGATGGTGACGACGAAGACGAGTCCGAAAGTGATGCTGGTGGCGTCAATCGTTACCTCATGGTGACCACCGAAGTTGATGATTCGAAGTTCCCGCCGCCGGATCTCAAACCGATCCCGCAAACAATCGAAGAACTCGATGCGCTCGATCGTGCCGAAGCCGAAGCGGCTGCCGCAAACGCCCCCGAGCTGAATCCTACGCCTGCTCAACCAGATCCGCCCGCACCGGCGACCGATGCGAACGCGACCACAGAGGACAACCAAACGGAAACCAGCGAAGCGGATATGACCGAAGCTGAAGCCGATACCCCAGAGAGTTCGACCGACGAGGAAGCCACCGCTGCTGCCCCCGAAGCGGAGATGGCCGAAGAGGATTCGGCGGCAGATAATTCAGCAAGCGGTGAATCAACGATTGAATCGCCCACGGAGACCGCCGATGACGCCGGCGAAACCGAAGTCAGCGGTGAAGGCGAGTCAACGGTGACCGGTGAAGGCCAAGAGCCACAAGCGGATGCTGCTGACGACCAAACCGAGACTCCTTCGGGTGAGGACGCTGCCAACGAAGCCGATACGGACCAACCGGCTGAGGATCAAACCGCAGCGAAATCCGACGCTGAGGCCCCCACCGCGTCAGATTCTGAGTCTGAACAGTCTGCCGCGATGGCGGAACAGCCGGTTGCCGAAACCGAGGAAGAAAAGCTGGAACGATTGGCTGCCGTTCAAGAGAAGATCACGAAGGAGAATGAGCGCAAGCTGGAAGAACGAAAAGAGAAACTTCAGCAAGCTCAACTCCAAAGCAAAACTCTTAACGAGCGGTTTGCCGATTGGTATTACGTCATCCCCGAAGCGACTTATTCCAAGCTGCGAATCAGCCGCGAAGAGTTGTTTGAAAGCGAAGACGCCGCCCCTGCGGCTCCCAGCTTCAATCCCGCCGCGGGCCCGCCCGGAGGATTCCAGGGCTTTCCGCCAGGCCTTGGCAATTAG
- a CDS encoding redoxin domain-containing protein: protein MNTRSCLVSVCVSVVVLLLPASNAKCEESSKQVRSGYNLLTDEKAVEVGQSLKGLAFTTVDGEAVYLNEVVQDGPVVFIFSSTVCPLAKRYTSRLNRMQEDFVRDGVRLFAVFANSDETDEGITDYRDRAKFPFPCVRDRHGYLAKRLGATMTPQAFLIDQHSVIRYRGAIDDNRYENRVKGTHLRTALTDLLADRPITVTSTSSMGCSIHLDEIREDDQVTYSGHVARILQDKCQSCHREGQIAPFAIEDYDDAVRWRTEIAAYTESRVMPPWKASPSVGHFSNDLSLSDSEIDLIARWVEQDTPLGNATELPPPPRYNDLWPAGTPDLVLSMPEPYTISPEGEDDYRHFIIPYEADQDRFVEAIDVRPGNRNTVHHVIVYVDTSGKARQLDAQDPGPGYTRFGDVGFDPASMLGGWAPGMQPIRTPLGSGQWLPKKCDIVVQVHYYRTGFEEQDQTQFGLYFSKAEAPVPTRMQLAINHDFIIPPGSENYQVEAECRIRNDSFLYGITPHMHLIGETMSVVAHLPDGKTLPLIEIDDWDFNWQTMYRYRDLQHLPAGTIVKLKATFDNSEANPNNPHDPPQPIGWGEKTTDEMCIAFLNLVHESEYDPETQSRRGATPGKQLTIAK, encoded by the coding sequence ATGAACACTCGGTCATGCTTGGTCTCGGTGTGCGTTAGCGTAGTCGTTTTGCTGCTCCCAGCGTCCAACGCCAAATGCGAGGAATCGAGTAAACAGGTTCGCTCCGGATACAATCTGCTGACCGATGAAAAGGCGGTCGAGGTTGGTCAGTCACTCAAAGGACTCGCGTTCACAACGGTGGATGGTGAAGCGGTCTACTTGAACGAAGTTGTCCAAGACGGACCGGTTGTGTTCATTTTCTCTTCGACGGTTTGTCCGCTCGCGAAGCGATACACGTCAAGGCTCAATCGGATGCAGGAAGACTTCGTTCGAGACGGAGTTCGACTGTTCGCAGTCTTCGCCAATAGCGACGAGACCGACGAAGGAATCACCGATTATCGGGACCGTGCCAAATTCCCGTTTCCATGTGTTCGCGACCGCCATGGTTACCTGGCGAAACGACTTGGCGCAACGATGACTCCGCAGGCGTTCCTTATCGATCAGCACTCGGTTATTCGCTATCGGGGCGCGATCGACGATAACCGCTATGAAAATCGTGTCAAAGGAACGCATTTGCGGACCGCTCTGACAGATCTGCTCGCCGATCGCCCGATCACGGTCACCAGTACTTCGTCGATGGGATGCAGCATTCACTTGGACGAAATTCGCGAAGATGACCAGGTCACTTACTCCGGTCATGTTGCTCGGATATTGCAAGACAAATGCCAAAGTTGTCACCGCGAAGGCCAAATTGCTCCCTTCGCGATTGAAGATTACGACGATGCCGTTCGCTGGCGAACCGAGATTGCCGCCTACACCGAATCTCGTGTCATGCCTCCCTGGAAAGCGTCGCCCTCGGTGGGGCACTTCAGCAACGACCTTAGTCTTTCCGATTCGGAAATCGACTTGATCGCTCGCTGGGTCGAACAGGATACGCCGCTCGGGAACGCAACCGAACTGCCACCGCCGCCGCGTTACAACGATCTCTGGCCGGCGGGGACGCCGGACTTAGTCCTTTCGATGCCCGAGCCATACACCATTTCGCCGGAAGGCGAAGACGATTATCGACACTTCATCATTCCTTACGAAGCCGACCAAGATCGATTCGTCGAGGCGATCGACGTGCGTCCCGGAAACCGCAACACCGTGCACCATGTCATCGTCTATGTCGATACAAGCGGAAAGGCTCGACAACTAGACGCTCAAGATCCTGGACCAGGATACACCCGTTTTGGCGACGTTGGGTTCGATCCGGCATCGATGCTCGGTGGATGGGCACCGGGTATGCAGCCGATTCGGACTCCACTGGGATCCGGCCAATGGCTGCCTAAAAAGTGTGACATTGTCGTTCAAGTGCATTACTACCGAACCGGTTTCGAGGAACAGGACCAAACGCAATTCGGTCTGTATTTCTCCAAAGCAGAGGCCCCCGTACCGACTCGAATGCAACTTGCGATCAACCACGACTTCATCATTCCGCCGGGATCAGAAAACTATCAAGTCGAGGCGGAATGCCGGATTCGCAACGACAGCTTTTTATACGGCATCACTCCTCACATGCACTTGATCGGCGAAACGATGTCTGTCGTCGCCCACCTACCCGATGGAAAAACGTTGCCGCTAATTGAGATCGATGACTGGGACTTCAACTGGCAAACCATGTACCGCTACCGAGACCTACAGCATCTGCCTGCCGGTACGATCGTCAAACTCAAAGCGACCTTTGATAACTCCGAAGCCAACCCCAACAATCCCCATGATCCTCCGCAACCGATTGGATGGGGTGAAAAGACTACCGATGAAATGTGCATCGCGTTCTTGAATCTTGTGCATGAGTCAGAATACGATCCAGAAACCCAATCGCGGCGCGGTGCGACGCCAGGCAAGCAACTGACGATCGCAAAATAA
- a CDS encoding (Fe-S)-binding protein: MRHEIDREKFGAMGPVMADAVSQCVHCGFCLSACPTYQELGRETDSPRGRIILMKEVLEGTVPLESASPHLDACLGCLGCVPACPSEVPYGDLISPFRALHEKQKPKTLGDRLKRQLAQSTLPYPTRFRMAAMSGKLVKPLARFLPQPLRVMLEMLPSRLPRRQRLAETYPAKTNRRGRVALLAGCAQQVLAPDINLATIEVLNRNGIEVVVPKGQGCCGALSWHVGNLNAARQMAIKNLAVFDMEVDAVVTNAAGCGSGIHEYPLILKGTEHESAARRLAKQTMDVSVYLASLDSLEPIPKPRSVKTIAYHDACHLANAQGVRFQPRELLGKIPGVNLVEVADGHLCCGSAGTYNIDQPEIATSLGKQKAMHVDETGASVVAMGNIGCMAQIEKHLGERGSLVKVRHTMQVLRDAYCQTEMTS, from the coding sequence ATGCGTCACGAGATCGATCGCGAAAAGTTTGGGGCGATGGGCCCCGTCATGGCTGACGCCGTCAGCCAATGCGTCCACTGTGGATTCTGTCTTTCAGCCTGTCCGACGTATCAGGAACTTGGCCGAGAGACGGACTCACCGCGAGGGCGGATCATTTTGATGAAAGAGGTGCTCGAAGGGACTGTCCCATTGGAATCGGCATCTCCCCATTTGGATGCTTGCTTAGGATGTCTGGGGTGCGTCCCCGCGTGTCCTTCGGAAGTGCCTTACGGTGACTTGATCAGTCCGTTTCGCGCACTTCACGAAAAGCAAAAGCCGAAAACGCTGGGCGATCGCCTCAAGCGACAGCTCGCGCAATCGACTTTGCCCTACCCGACTCGGTTTCGAATGGCGGCGATGTCGGGCAAGCTTGTCAAACCACTTGCGCGATTTTTGCCTCAGCCGCTACGTGTGATGCTGGAAATGCTGCCGAGTCGCTTGCCGCGTCGACAACGGCTCGCGGAAACCTATCCGGCGAAGACGAATCGTCGCGGTCGTGTCGCATTACTCGCCGGGTGTGCCCAGCAAGTCCTCGCGCCTGATATCAATTTGGCAACGATCGAAGTACTCAATCGAAATGGGATCGAAGTCGTGGTCCCCAAAGGCCAAGGCTGCTGCGGGGCATTGTCTTGGCACGTCGGTAACCTTAACGCGGCCCGGCAAATGGCGATCAAGAATCTCGCCGTGTTTGACATGGAAGTCGACGCAGTGGTGACCAATGCGGCGGGATGCGGAAGTGGAATTCACGAGTACCCGTTGATTTTGAAAGGTACCGAGCACGAATCGGCCGCCCGTCGTCTCGCAAAACAAACGATGGATGTGTCGGTGTACTTGGCGTCACTCGATTCTTTGGAGCCAATCCCTAAGCCGCGGTCGGTCAAGACAATTGCCTACCACGATGCGTGTCACTTGGCCAACGCGCAGGGTGTTCGATTTCAGCCGCGGGAACTGCTGGGCAAAATTCCGGGGGTTAACTTAGTCGAAGTTGCGGACGGGCATCTGTGTTGCGGGTCAGCAGGGACGTACAACATTGACCAGCCTGAAATCGCAACGTCGCTCGGCAAGCAGAAGGCAATGCACGTGGATGAAACCGGGGCAAGTGTCGTCGCGATGGGGAACATCGGTTGCATGGCTCAAATTGAAAAGCATCTCGGCGAACGCGGCAGTTTGGTCAAGGTGCGGCACACCATGCAGGTCCTGCGCGACGCTTACTGCCAAACCGAAATGACTTCGTGA